In a single window of the Acyrthosiphon pisum isolate AL4f chromosome X, pea_aphid_22Mar2018_4r6ur, whole genome shotgun sequence genome:
- the LOC100568949 gene encoding uncharacterized protein LOC100568949: MPTNFFKKDNTSEIIQANLLKYTFLAKRQELRKNVVPMKYRNNNKLATLQIENERDKLLTNLNIGSTESKKKQDIRNRKEINKLCTKKIQASEKLQQYNKYLAALNEEIRLSQKGKNKNSKIYKSKTYKKLKIHCDLNNLLFKHTHVYNSKVKEQNELRHTLDGLLRELGGKKEKYDSIMCQLNKAAKLLKRIGDNALKSNKDREQAHSNLVSFQETSMLEKKQRERRMYMSVYKLKSDLERSEFLQKKNSERLNRNIIHSSKDDLEQNKIQNDNEELITLMKHLVHISGDTDLKMILDNVLKINSNKESLFRHLMFLEQQCLELENSINRDQNIAIDWKILNNNRINHNECTLKHYFQIVQTNSRILNSTQELTDNMKAVYDDLCDKIYTHICRPLKIKINDPLNEENIMDYMTEIENKSYELLYKINCIETSCITGQTEDPMTSDGESKQNLIIKDYNGIEVKMHQILKMQDTYSIQDMHDNGLNNAQTLTMCQENQAGVVRIRSMLNE; this comes from the exons ATGCCTACAAATTTCTTCAAAAAAGATAACACTAGTGAAATAATTCAAGCCAACTTATTGAAGTATACTTTCCTTGCCAAGCGACAAGAATTACGCAAAAATGTAGTGCCCATGAAATACCGTAAcaacaataa gcTAGCCACTTTACAAATAGAAAATGAGCGGGATAAACTTTTGACAAACTTAAACATTGGATCGACAgagtctaaaaaaaaacaagatataAGGAATcgaaaagaaattaataaactatgcactaaaaaaatacaagcatCTGAAAAACTtcaacaatacaataaatatttagccGCTTTGAATGAAGAAATTCGTCTAAGCCAAaaagggaaaaataaaaattcaaaaatatataaatctaaaacttacaaaaaactgaaaattcaTTGTGAcctgaacaatttattatttaaa cATACCCATGTATACAACAGCAAGGTTAAGGAACAAAACGAGTTAAGGCATACATTGGATGGATTACTTCGAGAATTAGGGGGGAAAAAAGAGAAATATGATTCAATAATGTGCCAACTGAATAAGGCAGCTAAACTTTTAAAACGTATAGGTGATAATGCATTAAAATCTAACAAAGATAG AGAGCAAGCGCATAGCAATTTAGTATCCTTTCAAGAAACCAGTatgttggaaaaaaaacaacgaGAGAGGAGAATGTATATGTCagtttataaacttaaaagtgACCTCGAACGTAGTGaatttcttcaaaaaaaaa atagtGAACGtcttaatagaaatattattcacaGCAGTAAAGATGATttagaacaaaacaaaatacaaaatgataACGAAGAACTCATAACATTAATGAAACACTTAGTTCATATCAGTGGAGATactgatttaaaaatgatattagacaatgtattaaaaataaattctaataaagaGAGTTTATTTCGTCATTTAATGTTCCTTGAACAACAA tgTTTGGAATTGGAGAATTCTATAAACCGCGATCAAAATATTGCAATtgattggaaaatattaaataataacagaaTCAATCATAACGAATgcacattaaaacattattttcaaatagtcCAAACAAATAGTCGAATTCTAAATTCAACACAAGAATTGACAGATAACATGAAAGCCGTGTACGATGATTTATGCGATAAGATCTACACGCATATATGTCgacctttaaaaattaaaataaatgatccATTAAATGAAGAAAATATCATGGACTATATGAcagaaatagaaaataaatcatatgaacttctctataaaataaactgcatTGAAACAAGTTGTATAACTGGCCAAACCGAGGATCCGATGACATCTGACGGAGAAtcgaaacaaaatttaataattaaagattACAATGGCATAGAAGTAAAAATGCATCAAATTCTCAAAATGCAAGACACTTATTCAATTCAGGATATGCATGATAATGGACTCAATAATGCACAGACGTTAACCATGTGCCAAGA GAATCAAGCTGGAGTCGTACGGATAAGATCGATGCTTAACGAGTAG